The following are encoded in a window of Deltaproteobacteria bacterium genomic DNA:
- a CDS encoding acyl carrier protein, with amino-acid sequence MATEVTADEVAAVYPQVAEIIADALGCDTAQVGLEVALIDGLNAESIDFLDIVFRLERCFKVRIPRGRVIREARGALSEEEFEHKGYLTAAGLRRLREYMSEVPPERFPTRVKVGDVPRLFTVETFCRAVVRAQKNPPPPDELEPETTA; translated from the coding sequence ATGGCAACCGAAGTTACCGCGGACGAGGTCGCGGCGGTGTATCCGCAAGTGGCCGAGATCATCGCCGATGCCTTGGGCTGCGACACCGCGCAGGTGGGGCTGGAGGTGGCGTTGATAGATGGCCTCAACGCCGAGTCGATCGACTTCCTCGACATCGTCTTTCGGCTCGAACGCTGCTTCAAGGTGCGCATCCCGCGCGGGCGCGTTATCCGCGAGGCGCGCGGCGCGCTCTCCGAAGAGGAGTTCGAGCACAAAGGCTACCTTACCGCCGCCGGCCTACGGCGCTTGCGCGAGTACATGAGCGAAGTGCCGCCCGAGCGCTTCCCGACACGGGTGAAGGTCGGGGATGTACCGCGACTGTTTACCGTCGAAACTTTCTGCCGCGCGGTGGTGCGGGCACAGAAGAACCCGCCGCCGCCGGACGAGCTGGAGCCGGAGACAACCGCTTGA
- a CDS encoding SDR family oxidoreductase, with protein MFQDSGLAGKTVLVTGGSRGIGRAVVELFAAEGAEVTFWFRADAAAAEEVLSAGRAAGGRITAERVDVRAAAACAAAVERVAERAGRIDVLVNNAGVIRDNILGFLSDDDLRQVLDTNVGGVFNVSRAVVPHMIARRCGKIINVSSVAGEKGGRGQTNYAASKGALNAFTRALAVELAPRGITVNAVAPGVITTDMSQEVRERAGAAVTERILLRRFGTPQEVAYAVAFLASRYADYITGQVLHVDGGFKME; from the coding sequence ATGTTTCAGGACTCGGGCCTGGCCGGCAAGACCGTGCTGGTAACCGGCGGTAGCCGCGGTATCGGACGGGCGGTGGTCGAGCTGTTCGCCGCGGAAGGGGCCGAGGTGACCTTCTGGTTCCGCGCCGACGCCGCTGCCGCCGAGGAGGTGCTGAGCGCCGGCCGCGCCGCCGGCGGGCGGATCACCGCCGAACGGGTCGATGTGCGCGCGGCGGCGGCATGCGCCGCGGCGGTAGAAAGAGTGGCCGAGCGTGCCGGCCGCATCGACGTGCTGGTCAATAATGCCGGCGTGATTCGCGACAATATTCTCGGCTTCCTCAGCGATGACGACCTCAGGCAAGTGCTCGATACCAATGTCGGCGGCGTTTTCAACGTCAGCCGTGCCGTCGTCCCGCACATGATCGCCCGCCGCTGCGGCAAGATCATCAACGTCAGCTCGGTTGCCGGCGAGAAAGGCGGCCGCGGCCAGACCAACTATGCTGCCAGCAAAGGGGCGCTCAACGCGTTTACGCGGGCGCTGGCAGTCGAACTGGCGCCCCGCGGAATTACGGTCAACGCCGTCGCCCCCGGGGTGATTACAACTGACATGTCACAGGAAGTGCGGGAGCGGGCCGGGGCCGCGGTGACTGAGCGTATCCTGTTGCGCCGATTCGGCACGCCGCAAGAAGTCGCCTACGCGGTCGCCTTCCTGGCCTCGCGCTATGCCGATTATATCACCGGCCAGGTGCTGCACGTCGACGGCGGCTTCAAGATGGAGTGA
- the fabL gene encoding enoyl-[acyl-carrier-protein] reductase FabL — MEQSCNDKALAGKVALITGAARGIGRAIACKLASAGCDIAANYFNSHEEAEALCRDLRARGRRAYALQANAGSPESVAELLDQFGRHFDRLDILVSNAASGVLKPALELSLKHWRWCLEINALALALLAQRAVPLMPAGGCIVAMSSLGATHAIPHYAFIGASKAALEALVRNLAQELGPRRIRVNAVSAGAVDTDALRLFPERERLLADFAARAPLGPMLTPQAVAGAVYLLCLPEAEMITGHTLVVDGGFSIAG, encoded by the coding sequence GTGGAGCAAAGCTGCAACGATAAGGCTCTCGCCGGTAAGGTGGCGCTGATCACCGGCGCCGCGCGAGGTATCGGCCGGGCGATCGCCTGCAAACTGGCCAGTGCCGGCTGCGACATCGCCGCCAATTACTTCAACAGCCACGAAGAAGCCGAGGCCTTGTGCCGTGACCTCCGCGCCCGCGGGCGCCGGGCCTACGCGCTGCAGGCCAACGCCGGTAGTCCCGAGAGCGTGGCCGAGCTCCTCGACCAATTCGGCCGCCACTTCGACCGCCTCGATATCTTGGTCAGCAACGCCGCCAGCGGCGTGCTCAAGCCGGCGCTCGAGCTGTCGCTTAAACACTGGCGTTGGTGCCTGGAGATCAACGCCTTGGCCCTCGCCCTGCTGGCGCAGCGGGCGGTGCCGTTGATGCCCGCGGGCGGGTGCATCGTCGCCATGTCGAGCCTGGGGGCCACGCACGCGATCCCCCACTATGCCTTCATCGGGGCCTCGAAGGCGGCGCTGGAAGCGCTGGTGCGCAACCTGGCGCAGGAACTCGGTCCCCGGCGCATTCGCGTCAACGCGGTCAGCGCCGGGGCGGTGGACACCGACGCGCTGCGCTTGTTCCCCGAGCGCGAGCGCCTGCTCGCCGACTTCGCAGCACGTGCGCCGCTGGGGCCGATGCTGACGCCGCAGGCGGTAGCCGGCGCCGTCTACCTGCTGTGCTTGCCGGAGGCCGAGATGATCACCGGACACACGCTGGTGGTCGATGGCGGCTTCTCGATTGCGGGATGA
- the lpxD gene encoding UDP-3-O-(3-hydroxymyristoyl)glucosamine N-acyltransferase, translating to MRHFTLAEIADRLGGWVADGEPTLPIFGVKPPEEAGAGDITLATTRAHVVALERTGAAAALAPAGLVIRRPTVRVREPRLAFARLLELFYCADTRAVSGVDPRAFVAPGARLGREVNIAAGAYVGDGAEIGDRVDLYPAVYVGDGARVGDDSILFANVAVYPGTVIGKRARIHSGAVLGSDGFGYAPGPSGEYYKVPQVGRVELGDDVEIGANTTVDRATLTATRIGSGTKIDNLVQIGHNVSVGNHVCIIAQSGVAGSVRIGDRAVLAAAAGLIDHITIGEGAQVAARAGVTKDVPAGTSVAGTPAIALSDALRAYSLIGQLPEYRRRLKELEERCARLEAELQARRKQD from the coding sequence ATGCGTCACTTCACGCTGGCGGAAATCGCCGATCGCCTTGGCGGCTGGGTTGCGGACGGAGAGCCGACGCTGCCCATCTTCGGGGTGAAGCCGCCCGAAGAAGCCGGCGCTGGCGATATCACCCTGGCCACCACCCGCGCCCATGTGGTGGCGCTCGAGCGCACGGGCGCGGCCGCAGCCCTGGCGCCCGCGGGCCTGGTGATACGCCGGCCGACCGTTCGCGTGCGCGAGCCGCGGCTGGCGTTCGCCCGGCTCTTGGAGCTGTTCTACTGTGCCGACACCCGCGCGGTCAGCGGTGTCGACCCGCGCGCGTTCGTGGCGCCGGGCGCGCGCCTCGGCCGCGAGGTCAACATCGCCGCCGGCGCCTACGTCGGCGACGGTGCCGAGATTGGCGACCGTGTTGACCTTTATCCCGCCGTGTACGTCGGCGACGGCGCCCGCGTCGGCGACGACTCGATACTGTTTGCCAACGTCGCCGTCTATCCCGGCACCGTGATCGGCAAGCGCGCCCGCATTCACAGCGGCGCCGTGCTCGGCAGCGACGGGTTTGGATACGCGCCGGGGCCGTCCGGCGAATACTACAAGGTGCCGCAGGTGGGTCGCGTCGAGCTCGGCGACGACGTCGAGATCGGCGCCAACACCACCGTTGACCGCGCCACCTTGACGGCGACGCGCATCGGTAGCGGCACCAAGATCGACAACTTGGTGCAGATCGGTCACAACGTCAGCGTCGGCAATCACGTCTGCATCATCGCCCAGTCGGGTGTCGCCGGCAGTGTGCGCATCGGCGACCGTGCGGTACTGGCGGCGGCGGCCGGGTTAATCGATCACATCACCATCGGTGAGGGAGCGCAGGTAGCAGCGCGGGCGGGTGTCACCAAGGACGTACCCGCCGGTACCTCGGTGGCCGGCACTCCGGCGATTGCGCTCTCCGACGCCCTGCGCGCCTATTCGCTGATCGGGCAGCTGCCGGAGTACCGCCGGCGGTTAAAAGAACTGGAAGAGCGCTGCGCCCGCTTGGAGGCCGAGCTGCAGGCGCGCCGTAAGCAGGACTGA
- a CDS encoding glycosyltransferase family 9 protein, with translation MKLSSIGDVVHALPVATALRRHHPQARISWAVEEWVAPLLQGHPAIDRLIVFPAMRWAGVTPAWARAFARALRALRGESYDVSLDLQGLFKSAAVAALSGAAVRLGVDGQREGAWLVSRSVPAAPGRRHVVEQYLECAGALGAAVAPVTFDLPVQPEAAQWVERKLAAQAIAPARPLLVINPSSSARWKTWPVQRWAGAAAALTADGSVVLVGGRQQTPRHAELARIAGSEILDLTGQTTLPQLVALLARCSVHLAPDTGSAHIAAALGRPVVGLYGPTPVWRQAPYGQEPLLAHSGGSCGTSCPRLCLHGRRCLQAVTPDEMVARVRILLAADSNDRLGGRS, from the coding sequence GTGAAACTTTCCTCGATCGGCGATGTGGTGCACGCGCTGCCGGTAGCCACTGCGCTGCGGCGGCACCATCCGCAGGCGCGGATTTCGTGGGCCGTGGAAGAGTGGGTCGCGCCGCTGTTGCAGGGCCATCCGGCGATCGATCGCCTGATCGTCTTCCCGGCGATGCGCTGGGCTGGCGTCACCCCGGCGTGGGCTCGCGCGTTCGCCCGAGCGTTGCGCGCGCTGCGCGGCGAGTCGTACGACGTTAGCCTCGATTTGCAGGGACTCTTCAAGAGTGCCGCAGTGGCGGCGCTGTCAGGCGCCGCGGTGCGCCTGGGCGTGGACGGCCAGCGCGAGGGTGCCTGGCTGGTGTCCCGATCCGTGCCGGCCGCGCCGGGGCGCCGTCACGTGGTCGAGCAATACCTCGAATGCGCCGGAGCCCTGGGCGCGGCGGTAGCGCCGGTTACCTTTGACCTGCCGGTTCAGCCGGAAGCGGCGCAGTGGGTGGAACGGAAGCTGGCGGCACAGGCGATTGCGCCCGCCAGACCACTGCTGGTGATCAACCCCTCGTCCTCGGCGCGCTGGAAGACTTGGCCCGTGCAGCGCTGGGCGGGCGCCGCCGCCGCGCTGACTGCCGATGGCAGCGTGGTACTGGTCGGCGGCCGGCAGCAAACGCCACGCCATGCGGAGTTGGCGCGGATCGCCGGCAGCGAGATCCTCGACCTCACCGGGCAGACGACGCTGCCGCAGCTGGTCGCGCTGCTGGCTCGCTGCTCGGTTCACCTTGCTCCCGACACCGGCTCCGCCCACATTGCGGCCGCACTGGGCCGCCCGGTCGTCGGGCTCTACGGCCCCACCCCCGTCTGGCGGCAAGCACCATACGGGCAGGAGCCTTTGCTCGCCCACAGCGGCGGCTCGTGCGGCACGAGCTGCCCGCGCCTGTGCCTGCATGGGCGCCGCTGTCTGCAAGCGGTAACCCCGGATGAAATGGTTGCTCGGGTGCGTATACTGCTGGCGGCTGACAGCAACGATCGCTTGGGGGGGCGTTCCTAG
- a CDS encoding FAD-dependent oxidoreductase, with translation MSTHSESAAAEKSQGTGKISRRTFLGGVATGAVGAWGLSKGLARFGHDPARPPQLYEYFLDNFWFASADLERQSINAPLKGSHKADIVILGGGFTGLSSAYHLSRTFPNRKIVLLEGACCGYGASGRNGGFCDAGVPGLRRYTESAGPDLGRKAFDLTLFGIEQIRRLATEHGVQCDFEENGMLEAAVDDDQARQLEAHQATYKAMGLDATLVQGKDLEAEVRSPRYVAGLKFPYGGIVNPAKLARGMKRVVEDGGVEVRERTLVLRVEPGKLHRVETEMGEIRAPVLVLGLNGYSPKLGFFADRVLPLCSYVIATEPLSPAQWESIGWQHRQGVADMRVLFDYQRPTADGRIVIGGSDAPYYANDALSSGNYKPALEVLTESLFTTFPQLEGLRIDHAWGGTMGFTMDFTPSVGVTGEHKNIFYGVAYNGEGVAFAQTAGRIIAELMSGVESDLTRLFVVNHRIPYLGPRYTRILFQSLYKWYVMRSAAKTVR, from the coding sequence ATGAGCACACACTCGGAAAGCGCGGCCGCAGAAAAGTCACAAGGCACAGGGAAGATCTCGCGGCGTACGTTCCTGGGCGGCGTAGCCACGGGAGCGGTAGGCGCCTGGGGGTTGTCCAAGGGGCTGGCCCGCTTCGGGCACGACCCGGCCCGCCCGCCGCAGCTCTACGAGTACTTCCTGGACAACTTCTGGTTCGCGTCGGCCGACCTCGAGCGACAAAGCATCAACGCGCCGCTGAAAGGCAGCCACAAGGCCGACATCGTGATTCTTGGGGGCGGCTTCACCGGTCTCTCCTCCGCCTACCATCTGAGCCGCACCTTCCCGAACAGGAAGATCGTGCTGCTCGAAGGCGCGTGCTGCGGCTACGGCGCAAGCGGGCGCAACGGCGGCTTCTGCGACGCCGGCGTGCCGGGGCTGCGTAGGTACACTGAATCAGCCGGCCCCGATCTCGGCCGCAAGGCGTTCGACTTGACCCTGTTCGGCATCGAGCAGATCAGGCGCTTGGCCACCGAGCACGGCGTGCAGTGCGACTTCGAAGAGAACGGGATGCTGGAAGCCGCAGTCGACGACGACCAGGCCCGGCAGCTCGAAGCGCATCAGGCGACTTACAAGGCAATGGGGCTCGATGCGACGCTGGTGCAGGGGAAGGATTTGGAGGCCGAGGTGCGCTCGCCCCGCTACGTCGCCGGGCTCAAGTTTCCCTACGGCGGCATCGTCAATCCCGCCAAGCTGGCGCGCGGTATGAAGCGCGTCGTCGAGGATGGCGGCGTGGAGGTGCGCGAGCGCACCCTCGTCCTGCGCGTGGAACCCGGAAAGCTGCACCGAGTGGAGACGGAAATGGGCGAGATCCGTGCGCCCGTTCTTGTCCTCGGTCTCAACGGCTACTCCCCGAAGCTCGGCTTCTTCGCCGACCGCGTGCTGCCACTGTGCAGTTACGTGATCGCCACCGAGCCATTATCACCGGCACAGTGGGAGTCGATCGGCTGGCAGCATCGGCAGGGCGTCGCAGATATGCGCGTGCTGTTCGACTACCAGCGACCGACGGCGGACGGGCGCATCGTCATCGGCGGCTCCGACGCGCCGTACTATGCCAACGACGCCCTCAGCTCGGGCAACTACAAGCCTGCCTTGGAAGTCTTGACGGAGAGCTTGTTCACCACCTTCCCCCAGCTCGAGGGGCTGCGCATCGATCACGCGTGGGGCGGCACCATGGGGTTCACGATGGACTTCACGCCCTCGGTCGGCGTGACGGGGGAGCACAAGAACATCTTCTACGGCGTCGCTTACAACGGCGAAGGGGTCGCCTTCGCGCAGACCGCGGGGCGGATCATCGCCGAGCTGATGTCGGGCGTGGAGAGCGACTTGACCCGTCTCTTCGTTGTCAACCACCGCATCCCTTACCTGGGCCCGAGGTACACGCGCATCCTCTTCCAGAGCCTCTACAAGTGGTACGTCATGCGCAGCGCGGCCAAGACGGTGCGGTGA
- a CDS encoding phosphatase PAP2 family protein yields MDQQFDMALMQYLADHRLPWLTPLVQLASHLGEVQGYVLVVTLFYVMFDKTLAVRLSVLVLLAMSLNHILKIVVKNPRPFVGEGTYFEKWAVSADNAKELATEYSTPSGHAMAGSAFYTYLYAAVRNRWIRVAAVLAIVLTGLSRPYLGVHYLEDILLGWPIGLSVALVAIRYAGRISRWWDGLSYVQQITLAVSASVILWAATVAINGWRIDAQPRAFLGYAGFLTGILIGRPLELKRLNFDPRSGRWPVKITRFALSVVLVTVTLELLRGAFAAIADESSLAGYGLQYVRYTAAGVASIYIVPLLFTRIGLAQAFLEAVPAGLDTVAHGSGRVG; encoded by the coding sequence GTGGATCAGCAGTTCGACATGGCGCTGATGCAGTATCTGGCAGATCACCGTCTCCCGTGGCTGACCCCGTTGGTTCAGCTGGCTAGTCACCTGGGCGAAGTCCAGGGCTACGTGCTGGTGGTCACTCTCTTCTACGTGATGTTCGACAAGACGCTGGCCGTGCGGCTTTCCGTGCTGGTGTTGCTGGCGATGAGCCTCAACCACATCCTGAAGATCGTCGTCAAGAACCCGCGTCCCTTTGTCGGTGAAGGCACCTACTTCGAGAAATGGGCAGTGTCCGCGGACAATGCGAAAGAATTGGCGACCGAGTATTCCACGCCTTCCGGACACGCCATGGCAGGATCGGCTTTCTACACTTATCTCTACGCCGCTGTGCGCAACCGTTGGATACGGGTCGCGGCCGTGCTCGCCATTGTGCTTACCGGGCTGTCGCGCCCTTACCTCGGCGTCCACTATCTCGAAGACATCCTGCTCGGCTGGCCGATCGGATTGAGTGTGGCCCTGGTGGCGATCCGCTACGCCGGGCGGATCAGCAGGTGGTGGGACGGGCTTTCCTATGTGCAGCAGATCACGCTGGCGGTTTCGGCAAGCGTGATCCTTTGGGCCGCCACGGTCGCGATCAATGGTTGGCGCATCGACGCGCAGCCGCGCGCCTTTCTCGGTTACGCGGGTTTTCTCACCGGCATCCTGATCGGCAGGCCGCTGGAACTGAAGCGGCTGAATTTCGATCCGAGGAGCGGCCGCTGGCCGGTCAAAATCACGCGCTTTGCGCTATCGGTCGTGCTGGTCACTGTGACGCTGGAGCTGTTGCGCGGTGCATTCGCGGCAATCGCAGACGAATCCTCGCTCGCGGGCTATGGGCTGCAATACGTGCGGTACACCGCCGCGGGTGTCGCGAGCATCTACATCGTGCCCCTGCTGTTCACCCGGATCGGATTGGCGCAGGCGTTTCTCGAAGCAGTGCCGGCTGGGCTCGACACTGTGGCGCATGGCTCCGGTCGCGTCGGATAG
- a CDS encoding TetR family transcriptional regulator, with amino-acid sequence MSRVRTRPTRKDTRERLFEAAAKIFEGSGIGDGSIESIASAAGLSRGAVYSNFASKDELIIAMLEDHAERSLEHHRELLARHREPADLIAALRSAERSRKDPIGRSPLFHMELILFVARAEKRRPELAKRLRARRALIAEIVAAVNRTAGRKLPVDPVWAGSLLVALEDGFRLHRLVDPDTTPADGFFHAVSELQRLLARA; translated from the coding sequence ATGTCAAGAGTGCGCACCCGCCCGACTCGCAAGGACACCCGCGAACGCCTGTTTGAGGCGGCGGCGAAGATCTTCGAGGGGAGCGGTATCGGAGACGGTAGTATCGAGTCAATCGCATCGGCCGCAGGTCTTTCGCGCGGCGCAGTGTATTCCAACTTCGCCAGCAAGGACGAACTCATCATCGCCATGCTGGAGGACCATGCCGAGCGGTCGCTCGAACATCATCGCGAGCTGCTGGCGCGGCACCGGGAACCGGCCGATCTTATCGCGGCGCTCAGATCCGCGGAACGCAGCCGCAAGGACCCGATCGGCCGTTCGCCGCTGTTCCATATGGAGCTGATCCTGTTCGTTGCGCGCGCCGAAAAGCGGCGGCCTGAGCTGGCCAAGCGCCTGCGTGCCCGTCGGGCGTTGATCGCGGAGATCGTTGCGGCGGTCAACCGCACGGCAGGAAGGAAGTTGCCCGTCGATCCGGTTTGGGCCGGGTCGTTGCTGGTTGCACTGGAGGACGGTTTCCGCCTGCACCGGCTCGTTGATCCGGATACGACTCCGGCCGACGGCTTCTTCCACGCTGTAAGCGAATTGCAGCGGTTGCTTGCCCGGGCATAG
- a CDS encoding HAD family hydrolase, translating into MTELLLLFDIDGTLLQVAEEVAFAQAFREQYGDAVDARWPADVTVSDTNFIAAVIARTPGRAATDGEVANVIARFVHHLEHGVASGALPLRLVAGAAEFVAACAAVAPVAIATGCVEPSARLKLHHAGLARYFACGGFSTREQRRAEIVGRAIAAATQHYGRIFAPSQIVSFGDGPWDVEAAQELGLRFVGINESERGRARLARVGATVVLADYTDPAAIWAALNQPAI; encoded by the coding sequence ATGACCGAGCTGCTCCTCCTGTTCGACATCGACGGCACACTGCTCCAGGTGGCGGAAGAAGTGGCCTTCGCGCAGGCGTTTCGCGAGCAGTACGGCGACGCGGTCGACGCCCGCTGGCCCGCCGACGTGACTGTCAGTGACACCAACTTCATTGCCGCCGTGATCGCCCGCACGCCCGGACGCGCCGCCACCGACGGCGAGGTGGCGAACGTGATCGCCCGCTTCGTTCACCACTTGGAGCACGGGGTAGCCAGCGGTGCTCTGCCGCTGCGGCTGGTGGCGGGGGCGGCCGAGTTCGTCGCCGCCTGCGCGGCGGTGGCGCCGGTGGCGATCGCCACCGGTTGCGTCGAGCCTTCAGCCCGGCTCAAATTGCACCATGCCGGCCTGGCGCGGTATTTCGCTTGCGGCGGCTTCTCGACCCGCGAACAGCGCCGGGCCGAAATCGTCGGCCGCGCCATCGCCGCCGCCACCCAACATTACGGCCGCATCTTCGCCCCATCACAGATCGTGAGCTTCGGCGACGGCCCCTGGGACGTCGAGGCGGCGCAGGAACTCGGCCTACGCTTTGTCGGTATCAACGAAAGCGAGCGCGGCCGCGCCCGGCTCGCCCGCGTCGGCGCGACCGTCGTTCTGGCTGACTACACCGACCCGGCCGCGATCTGGGCCGCGCTGAATCAGCCGGCCATCTGA
- a CDS encoding prolipoprotein diacylglyceryl transferase, with amino-acid sequence MRPVLFRLGDYAVSSFWLAAFAGFFAAFLVVRAQMRQRGMDLRLAYDMTLWAYIGGWVGARLFLIPTAWAQFTEDPLAFLTAASGWVWYGGLIGGGLAVTAWARRQGLALIDLADIAAPALAIGLGFGRIGCQLSGDGDYGLPTSLPWGMSYPDGVVPTNERVHPTPVYEMVVCFALFGWLWRRRRHSLPRGAQIGTYLMVAALTRFLIEFLRRNPHWLLGLSTAQWFSLAALLCGGALLARARVPAPAGQ; translated from the coding sequence ATGCGACCGGTGCTCTTTCGCCTCGGTGACTATGCGGTCTCCAGCTTCTGGCTGGCGGCGTTCGCGGGCTTCTTTGCCGCTTTCTTGGTCGTGCGGGCCCAGATGCGGCAGCGCGGCATGGATCTCCGCCTGGCCTATGACATGACGCTGTGGGCGTACATCGGCGGTTGGGTGGGGGCGCGGCTGTTCTTGATTCCCACCGCCTGGGCGCAGTTCACCGAAGACCCGCTGGCGTTCCTCACCGCCGCCAGCGGGTGGGTGTGGTACGGTGGCCTGATCGGAGGCGGGCTGGCGGTAACCGCTTGGGCGCGCCGCCAGGGTCTGGCGCTGATCGATCTGGCCGACATCGCCGCCCCAGCGCTGGCTATCGGGTTGGGCTTCGGGCGCATTGGCTGCCAGCTCTCCGGCGACGGCGATTACGGCCTGCCGACCAGCCTGCCCTGGGGCATGAGCTACCCCGACGGCGTCGTGCCGACCAACGAACGGGTGCACCCGACTCCGGTCTACGAAATGGTGGTGTGCTTCGCCCTCTTCGGCTGGCTCTGGCGCCGCCGCCGGCATAGCCTGCCGCGGGGAGCACAGATCGGCACCTACCTGATGGTCGCCGCGCTCACCCGCTTCCTGATCGAATTCTTGCGCCGCAACCCCCATTGGCTGCTTGGGCTGTCGACCGCGCAATGGTTCAGCCTCGCGGCGCTGCTGTGCGGCGGCGCGTTGCTCGCCCGCGCCCGAGTGCCGGCGCCGGCAGGACAATGA
- a CDS encoding prolipoprotein diacylglyceryl transferase, whose translation MYPVLFHLGPIPVESFWVMLLLGFLVALRVVRAEFRRLGYEPSWAYDFILYSYVGGLIGARLFLLTSAWDVFVRDPFEFLFSGSGWVWQGGVLGGAAAVIWGCRRKQLPVLIAGDVAGPAMAIGQAIGRIGCQLSGDGDYGTPTALPWAMSYPHGSVPTTELVHPTPLYEMMLYALIFAGLWRRRRRGYAPGAIFGLYLIATGAARFGVEFVRINPVVALGLTLAQWLSLASCALGIALYQRRWSARPADAGAVAH comes from the coding sequence ATGTACCCGGTCCTGTTCCATCTCGGCCCGATCCCGGTCGAGAGCTTCTGGGTAATGCTGCTGCTCGGTTTCTTGGTCGCGCTGCGAGTTGTGCGGGCGGAATTCCGCCGCCTCGGCTACGAGCCGAGCTGGGCCTACGATTTCATTCTCTACTCCTACGTGGGCGGGCTGATCGGAGCGCGGCTGTTTTTGCTCACCAGTGCTTGGGATGTGTTCGTACGCGATCCGTTCGAGTTTCTGTTCTCGGGTAGCGGCTGGGTCTGGCAAGGCGGGGTACTCGGCGGCGCGGCCGCCGTCATTTGGGGCTGCCGGCGCAAACAGCTGCCGGTGCTGATCGCTGGCGATGTCGCCGGCCCGGCAATGGCCATCGGCCAAGCCATCGGACGCATCGGCTGCCAGCTCTCCGGCGACGGCGACTACGGCACCCCAACTGCGCTGCCGTGGGCGATGAGTTATCCTCACGGCAGTGTGCCGACTACCGAACTGGTTCACCCGACGCCGCTGTACGAAATGATGCTGTACGCGCTGATCTTCGCCGGCCTGTGGCGCCGGCGCCGGCGCGGATATGCCCCGGGAGCGATTTTTGGGCTGTACTTGATAGCCACCGGGGCCGCCCGTTTCGGCGTCGAGTTCGTCCGCATCAACCCGGTGGTCGCGCTCGGCCTGACGCTAGCGCAGTGGCTGAGCTTAGCCTCCTGCGCTCTCGGCATCGCCCTCTACCAGCGCCGTTGGTCCGCCCGGCCTGCAGACGCCGGCGCGGTTGCTCACTGA